The following are encoded in a window of Lactobacillus acidophilus genomic DNA:
- a CDS encoding cold-shock protein, with the protein MRLGTVKQFDDGSSYGFIEDDKNHKSYFVFYKAIKEEGYKSLRVGDRVKYQLAQGKNGLQCVNVYLA; encoded by the coding sequence ATGCGTTTAGGTACTGTTAAGCAATTTGATGACGGTAGCAGTTATGGCTTTATTGAAGATGATAAAAATCATAAATCATACTTTGTTTTTTATAAGGCCATTAAAGAAGAAGGCTATAAATCATTGCGAGTTGGTGACCGAGTTAAATATCAATTAGCTCAAGGAAAAAATGGCTTACAATGTGTCAATGTATATTTAGCCTAA
- the ileS gene encoding isoleucine--tRNA ligase, with protein sequence MRIKDTLNLGKTKFKMRGNLPVREAEWEKEWEDNHLYEQRLKLNEGHPRFDLHDGPPFANGNIHMGHALNKISKDIIVRYKNMNGYYAPYVPGWDTHGLPVEQQLAKKGIDRKTMDRAKYRELCRQYAEEQVQKQMTDFKRLGVMADWDNPYITLQHEFEGQEIRVFGEMYKKGYIYKGKKPVYWSWSSESTLAEAEVEYKDVEANSIFVAFPVVDGKGIIDPKDTYFVIWTTTPWTIPANEAICVNPKFDYSVVQVGDKKYVVATGLLDKVAEEIGWDDYKVVQTVKGADMEYMKAKHPLYDKESLVTEGFHVTLDDGTGLVHTAPGFGADDFNVGQKYDLPVFSPVDAHGRYTDEVPELEGMFYQDVDKLMVEKLKDAGALLKLKVFTHSYPHDWRTKKPVIFRATTQWFASIAPFRDQILEQIDNAKFIPSWGKTRLYNMIKDRGDWVISRQRAWGVPLPIFYAEDGTPIVTPETIEHIAEIFDKEGSNAWYTHTAKELLPEGFTSEHSPNGEFTKEKDILDVWFDSGSSWSGVMEKRDGLHYPADLYLEGSDQYRGWFNSSLITSVAVTGKAPYKEVLSQGFVLDDKGHKMSKSLGNVISPNDVIKRMGAEIIRLWVAQADTTSDVAVSMGILQQSAESYRKIRNTFRYMLANTSDFDPKENGVAYDDLRSVDQYMEIKLNDLVAECLAAYDKFDFTTVFKKIFNFISNDLSAFYLDFAKDVLYIEGKNSLERRSMQTVIYDAAVKLTKILTPILPHTMEEIWGFLKEPEDYVQLANMPKVENYTNHDELLENWGKFMNLRDDVLKALEDARNKKLIGKSFEAAVTIYPDKETKAMLDDLDADFRQILIVSKLTIVDGEAPENAEKLNNASIVVEHAEGEVCPRCRMIRTDIGEDPKLPELCERCAKIVEEDFPEAAQEGLEE encoded by the coding sequence ATGAGAATTAAAGATACTCTTAATTTAGGTAAAACTAAATTTAAGATGCGCGGTAATTTACCTGTTCGTGAAGCTGAATGGGAAAAAGAATGGGAAGATAACCATTTGTATGAACAAAGATTAAAGTTAAACGAAGGTCATCCTCGTTTTGATTTACATGATGGCCCTCCATTTGCCAATGGTAACATTCATATGGGACACGCTTTGAACAAGATTTCTAAAGATATTATTGTTCGTTACAAGAATATGAATGGTTACTATGCACCATATGTGCCAGGTTGGGATACTCACGGACTTCCTGTGGAACAACAACTTGCTAAAAAGGGCATTGACCGTAAGACTATGGATCGTGCTAAATATCGCGAACTTTGTCGTCAATATGCTGAAGAACAAGTTCAAAAGCAAATGACTGACTTCAAGCGCTTGGGTGTTATGGCTGATTGGGATAATCCATACATTACTCTTCAACATGAATTTGAAGGTCAAGAAATTCGTGTATTTGGTGAAATGTACAAGAAAGGCTACATTTACAAGGGTAAGAAACCTGTTTACTGGTCATGGTCAAGTGAATCAACTTTAGCTGAAGCAGAAGTTGAATATAAAGATGTAGAAGCAAATTCTATCTTTGTAGCTTTTCCAGTAGTGGATGGTAAAGGTATTATTGATCCAAAAGATACCTATTTTGTAATTTGGACTACTACTCCTTGGACTATTCCAGCTAACGAAGCAATCTGTGTTAACCCTAAATTTGATTACTCTGTAGTTCAAGTTGGTGACAAGAAATACGTTGTAGCAACTGGTTTACTTGATAAGGTAGCTGAAGAAATTGGTTGGGATGACTACAAGGTTGTTCAAACTGTTAAGGGTGCAGACATGGAATACATGAAAGCAAAGCACCCACTTTATGACAAGGAAAGTCTTGTAACTGAAGGTTTCCACGTAACTTTAGATGATGGTACTGGTTTAGTTCATACTGCACCAGGCTTTGGTGCTGATGACTTTAACGTAGGTCAAAAATATGATTTGCCAGTATTCAGTCCAGTAGATGCACATGGTCGCTATACTGATGAAGTACCAGAACTTGAAGGTATGTTCTACCAAGATGTAGATAAGTTGATGGTTGAAAAACTTAAAGATGCGGGTGCACTTCTTAAGCTCAAGGTATTTACTCACTCATACCCACACGACTGGCGTACTAAGAAGCCTGTAATCTTTAGGGCTACTACACAATGGTTCGCTTCAATTGCTCCATTTAGAGATCAAATTCTTGAACAAATTGATAATGCTAAATTTATTCCTTCATGGGGTAAGACACGTCTTTACAATATGATCAAGGATCGTGGTGATTGGGTAATTTCACGTCAACGTGCATGGGGTGTTCCACTTCCAATTTTCTATGCAGAAGATGGTACTCCAATTGTTACTCCAGAAACAATTGAACATATTGCAGAAATCTTCGATAAAGAAGGTTCAAATGCTTGGTATACTCATACAGCTAAGGAATTATTACCAGAAGGCTTTACCTCAGAACATTCACCAAATGGTGAATTTACTAAGGAAAAGGACATCTTAGATGTTTGGTTTGACTCAGGTTCATCTTGGTCAGGGGTAATGGAAAAACGTGATGGTTTGCATTATCCTGCTGATTTATACCTTGAAGGTAGTGACCAATACCGTGGCTGGTTTAACTCAAGTTTGATTACTTCTGTTGCTGTAACTGGTAAGGCACCATATAAGGAAGTTTTATCACAAGGATTTGTTCTTGATGACAAGGGACACAAGATGTCTAAGTCACTTGGTAACGTAATTTCACCTAACGATGTAATTAAACGTATGGGTGCTGAAATTATCAGACTTTGGGTTGCTCAAGCTGATACTACTTCAGACGTGGCAGTTTCAATGGGTATCTTGCAACAATCTGCAGAAAGCTACAGAAAGATCAGAAATACTTTCCGTTACATGCTTGCTAACACAAGTGATTTTGATCCAAAGGAAAATGGTGTAGCATACGATGATCTTCGTTCAGTTGATCAATACATGGAAATTAAGTTAAATGACTTAGTTGCAGAATGTCTTGCAGCATATGATAAATTTGACTTTACCACTGTATTTAAGAAGATTTTCAACTTTATTTCAAATGATCTTTCAGCATTTTATCTTGATTTTGCTAAAGATGTTCTTTACATCGAAGGTAAAAACAGTCTTGAACGTCGCTCTATGCAAACTGTTATTTACGATGCAGCAGTTAAATTGACTAAGATTTTGACTCCAATCTTGCCACACACTATGGAAGAAATCTGGGGCTTCTTGAAGGAACCTGAAGATTATGTACAACTTGCTAATATGCCTAAGGTTGAGAACTATACAAATCATGATGAGCTCCTTGAAAATTGGGGTAAATTCATGAATTTACGTGATGATGTCTTAAAGGCACTTGAAGATGCAAGAAATAAGAAGTTAATTGGTAAGTCATTTGAAGCAGCTGTAACTATTTATCCAGATAAGGAAACCAAGGCTATGCTTGATGATTTAGATGCTGATTTCAGACAAATTTTAATTGTTTCTAAATTAACTATTGTTGATGGTGAAGCACCTGAGAATGCTGAAAAATTGAACAATGCAAGCATTGTAGTTGAACATGCCGAAGGTGAAGTTTGTCCTCGTTGTAGAATGATCAGAACAGATATTGGTGAAGATCCTAAGTTGCCAGAACTTTGTGAACGTTGTGCCAAAATCGTAGAAGAAGATTTTCCTGAAGCAGCTCAAGAAGGATTGGAAGAATAA
- a CDS encoding DivIVA domain-containing protein, producing MADKEMQLTPMDIHNKEFKPRGRNGYDRYEVDNFLDEVVDNYGDALDEVVDLKNTVISLNKKIDDLQAQVDEYNEKKKSLNKSLISAQQTADELREKAEAEAKSMIENAKKQVEVDTDYQKQQRDVIEGDYKRLKKQVGEFRSHIQAMLQAEIDNLNDEDWQRALDKYFHTDRFYPGGDAEPIPAISDTDMDDYDEGEDILIDDEHDEDIDNDDENDVNSSQDPDDEAESPAPQPMTGDSPNHETISTRDDTSKLNPTIVFPDDYKK from the coding sequence TTGGCAGACAAAGAAATGCAATTAACCCCGATGGATATTCATAATAAAGAATTTAAGCCTCGAGGCCGTAATGGATACGATCGCTATGAAGTTGATAATTTTTTAGATGAAGTTGTTGACAATTATGGTGATGCTCTTGATGAAGTTGTTGATTTGAAGAATACTGTTATTTCTTTAAATAAAAAGATTGATGACTTACAAGCTCAAGTGGACGAATACAATGAAAAGAAAAAGTCATTGAATAAATCCCTTATCTCAGCTCAACAAACTGCTGATGAATTAAGAGAAAAGGCAGAAGCAGAAGCTAAAAGCATGATTGAAAATGCTAAAAAACAAGTTGAAGTTGATACAGATTATCAAAAACAGCAAAGAGATGTTATTGAGGGTGATTATAAGCGTTTAAAGAAGCAAGTGGGTGAATTTCGTAGCCATATTCAAGCAATGCTTCAAGCAGAAATTGATAATCTAAATGATGAAGATTGGCAACGTGCTTTGGATAAATACTTCCATACAGACCGTTTTTATCCAGGTGGTGACGCAGAACCGATTCCTGCAATTTCAGATACGGATATGGACGATTATGATGAAGGTGAAGACATATTAATCGACGATGAACATGATGAAGATATTGACAACGACGATGAAAATGACGTAAACTCTTCTCAAGACCCTGATGATGAAGCGGAGAGTCCTGCTCCACAACCAATGACAGGGGATAGTCCAAATCATGAGACAATTAGTACTAGAGATGATACAAGTAAGTTGAATCCAACTATTGTCTTTCCGGACGATTATAAAAAATAA
- a CDS encoding YlmH family RNA-binding protein has protein sequence MERRQASKFYPHFNQEERPVIDYFTGLFNQLIFKHEPILTSFLDPGKRNILKTIVGNDAFIQEYGGYANAEKKRVYLSEEWVNLRPDNYQIQPYEIEYPQKFVKITHSSILGTLANSGINTDAFGDIITDDNGTWQFFAKKELTDFFEEQVDRIGRTQVKLKPISFKNVIVPEDDSIEKTEIIASMRVDAVLSGISKQSRGQIQKMIDSKLVKLNWHDITGSNIMVKEDDVLSLRHFGRVLIENVSATRKGKYKVVLKLWQTKKCN, from the coding sequence GTGGAGCGTAGACAAGCAAGTAAGTTTTACCCACATTTTAATCAAGAAGAAAGACCAGTAATTGACTATTTTACTGGTCTTTTTAATCAGCTCATTTTTAAACATGAACCGATTTTAACTTCTTTTTTGGATCCGGGTAAGCGAAATATTTTAAAAACAATAGTTGGTAATGATGCATTTATTCAAGAATATGGTGGCTATGCCAATGCAGAGAAAAAGCGAGTATATTTAAGTGAAGAATGGGTAAATCTTCGACCAGATAATTATCAAATTCAGCCGTATGAAATTGAATATCCTCAAAAATTCGTTAAAATTACACATAGTTCCATTTTAGGTACACTTGCTAATTCAGGCATTAATACTGATGCTTTTGGAGATATTATTACTGATGATAATGGAACTTGGCAATTTTTTGCTAAAAAAGAATTAACCGATTTTTTTGAAGAACAAGTTGATCGAATTGGAAGAACGCAAGTTAAACTTAAACCAATATCATTTAAAAACGTTATAGTACCTGAGGACGATTCTATTGAAAAAACTGAAATAATTGCATCCATGAGAGTAGATGCGGTTTTATCTGGAATAAGTAAACAGAGTCGTGGTCAAATTCAGAAAATGATTGATTCTAAATTGGTCAAATTAAATTGGCATGATATAACAGGTTCTAATATAATGGTAAAAGAAGATGATGTCTTAAGCTTAAGACATTTTGGTCGAGTTTTAATTGAAAATGTTTCGGCTACAAGAAAAGGTAAGTATAAGGTGGTGCTAAAACTTTGGCAGACAAAGAAATGCAATTAA